The Cotesia glomerata isolate CgM1 unplaced genomic scaffold, MPM_Cglom_v2.3 scaffold_19, whole genome shotgun sequence genome has a segment encoding these proteins:
- the LOC123274022 gene encoding uncharacterized protein LOC123274022, producing the protein MVKSFFIQIQSLRQLFFSNLHYSKNFLRQHPDLQVYHCSRNDDEIDAKWAELTKPKNRNKLKFDKKAELPDEKCRQGRKRNLSKVLAKEDDKRSHKLETTVKKAKEPRRKTEPKNLKANQNSSQEESLTQDDYKRMYLDLQKKMNDERKSSNVKNKSPGLAII; encoded by the exons ATGGTAAAATCGTTTTTTATTcag ATCCAATCGTTgcgacaactttttttttcaaacctacattattctaaaaattttctacgaCAACATCCGGATCTTCAGGTTTATCATTGTTCAC GAAATGACGATGAGATAGATGCTAAATGGGCAGAACTTACCAAGCCTAAAAACAGAAACAAacttaaatttgataaaaaagcAGAACTGCCAGATGAAAAATGTCGTCAAGGtcgaaaaagaaatttatcaaaagtttTAGCTAAGGAAGATGATAAACGCTCTCATAAGTTGGAAACCACAGTAAAAAAAGCA AAGGAGCCACGTAGAAAAACCGAGCCCAAAAATCTGAAAGCTAACCAAAACTCTTCACAAGAAGAAAGTCTTACCCAAGACGACTATAAGAGAATGTATTTAGATCTGCAAAAGAAAATGAATGATGAAAGAA aatcgtctaatgtgaaaaataaaagtccTGGGTtagcaataatttaa